The following are encoded in a window of Candidatus Hydrogenedens sp. genomic DNA:
- a CDS encoding DUF745 domain-containing protein, translating into MLLEELEDIFKKTHELFFRRDFIGANKNLNTLPKDFNNFLNYLFLKADLSLVIGDWNELSNLVPIIEQQINALEERISWFTIHLDEEEKEYLREIVSNYLYRLDQIKEELDRQSHKVEEKTQEKAIYEEQIRELKSQLIHMKEKKDEEEAIRKALSVELERLKEQEKRKNEELLRAQEELRHLKDSLDEKEQEVQTAALERAQREKTIALMESEINSLQEKAEQTARSQASLVEELKQLKELSKTKEEALQQAQNQLQELQQTLKSREAEISVLENEKKEREKQVQYLEQELGKLNEQARDAEKSQEDLQKQIEDLRRVEEQKSRELDETRDALQQLKQQLQEKEQLIQSLEKQSSESKKEVERLREEMKATQSQAKQAQEAELQLQKEIEQLRKATQSKETALDNTRGELEKVQQMLAEREALLQNAEKRSMMTIENLQQIQKEYEQLKNQAEQYIKTEQTMVQELELLRKGEQEKTTALTEAQNKVKELQEELKAREIAVQESQKAQEQYILQIQKLQAELNSVREKAHEATHSESKIEEELTVFRKKLTSKEQEFIELQSKLDQLSASLLEKETAIREEIKKRTEKEELLAKLQEELVLLHQRTHSTQTHQEILEQEIQSLKQRETEKNTELDKAREQLNSLQLTLSQREQEIAKINEEKIRKEKQLEDLMSEMEALRSQTSMLLSSRQQLRQELEQLKQKQIFSKTESEQGSSVIKTQTPSVSPFEEVPEAILASASITVAKGNNKFTMLVAVIGIIVVLCAGIGIGYYFSRGKTELPNQVVQQNVEQKDIVSKVEPTPPPPAESVIPATPAVIEKKEEKAEQTPTPPPQITEPEKKNIILSFPKNISLGSLFYQDKQISDSNDWRRLQDAKGDVEINPEWKIQIRTDLGLLPRIMNLDPEILGKISVLTLDSIPQEENILK; encoded by the coding sequence ATGTTACTTGAAGAGTTAGAAGATATATTTAAAAAAACACATGAATTATTCTTTCGTCGTGATTTTATTGGAGCAAATAAGAATTTAAATACACTCCCTAAAGATTTTAACAATTTCCTAAATTATCTATTTCTAAAGGCTGATTTATCTTTAGTAATAGGAGATTGGAATGAATTATCTAATCTTGTTCCGATAATTGAACAGCAAATTAATGCTTTGGAAGAAAGGATATCTTGGTTTACTATTCACCTTGATGAAGAAGAAAAAGAGTATCTGAGAGAAATAGTATCCAATTATCTTTATCGGTTAGATCAGATAAAAGAAGAACTTGATAGGCAATCCCACAAGGTAGAAGAAAAGACACAAGAAAAAGCGATCTACGAAGAGCAGATTCGTGAATTGAAAAGTCAACTTATCCACATGAAAGAGAAAAAAGATGAAGAAGAAGCCATTCGCAAAGCCCTATCTGTCGAATTAGAACGACTTAAAGAGCAGGAAAAAAGGAAAAATGAAGAATTATTACGGGCACAAGAGGAATTGAGACACTTAAAAGACTCTTTGGATGAAAAAGAACAGGAAGTCCAAACAGCAGCATTAGAACGTGCCCAACGGGAAAAAACAATCGCTCTGATGGAATCGGAAATAAATTCCCTTCAGGAAAAAGCCGAACAGACGGCACGGTCTCAGGCAAGTTTAGTAGAGGAATTAAAACAATTAAAGGAATTGAGTAAAACAAAAGAGGAGGCTCTACAACAGGCACAAAATCAACTTCAGGAATTGCAACAAACATTAAAATCTCGTGAAGCGGAAATTAGTGTATTAGAAAACGAAAAGAAAGAACGAGAAAAACAGGTCCAGTATTTAGAACAAGAATTAGGAAAACTGAATGAACAAGCACGAGATGCAGAAAAATCTCAGGAGGATTTACAAAAACAAATAGAGGACCTGAGAAGAGTAGAGGAACAGAAATCCAGAGAATTGGATGAGACGCGAGATGCCTTACAGCAATTAAAACAACAACTGCAAGAAAAAGAGCAGTTAATACAATCTTTGGAGAAACAATCATCGGAAAGTAAAAAAGAGGTTGAACGGCTTCGAGAAGAGATGAAAGCCACTCAATCTCAAGCAAAGCAGGCACAGGAAGCAGAGTTACAATTACAAAAGGAAATAGAGCAACTTCGGAAAGCCACTCAATCTAAAGAAACGGCTCTTGATAATACTCGGGGCGAATTGGAAAAAGTACAACAAATGCTGGCAGAACGGGAAGCACTACTTCAAAATGCAGAAAAACGAAGTATGATGACCATCGAGAATCTTCAGCAAATACAGAAAGAATATGAGCAATTAAAAAATCAGGCGGAACAATACATTAAAACAGAACAAACAATGGTTCAAGAGTTGGAACTGCTTAGAAAAGGAGAACAGGAGAAAACCACCGCCCTCACAGAAGCACAAAATAAGGTTAAAGAACTACAAGAAGAACTGAAAGCACGCGAAATAGCCGTTCAGGAATCACAAAAAGCCCAAGAACAATATATTTTACAAATACAAAAATTACAAGCAGAATTAAATTCCGTTCGCGAAAAAGCCCATGAAGCAACTCATTCAGAGAGCAAAATTGAAGAGGAATTAACTGTCTTCCGTAAGAAACTGACTTCCAAAGAACAGGAATTCATTGAATTACAAAGCAAATTAGACCAATTATCGGCTTCACTGCTTGAAAAAGAAACGGCTATTCGAGAAGAGATAAAAAAACGGACAGAAAAAGAGGAACTTTTAGCCAAACTACAAGAAGAATTAGTTTTATTACATCAACGAACCCATTCTACACAGACACATCAAGAAATACTCGAGCAAGAAATTCAATCATTAAAACAACGCGAAACAGAAAAGAATACAGAATTAGATAAGGCACGAGAACAACTTAATTCTTTACAACTAACTTTATCCCAAAGAGAGCAGGAAATCGCTAAAATTAATGAAGAAAAAATTCGAAAAGAAAAACAGTTAGAAGACCTCATGAGTGAAATGGAGGCTTTACGCTCTCAGACCTCTATGTTGTTAAGTTCCCGTCAACAACTCCGGCAGGAATTGGAACAACTAAAACAAAAACAGATATTCTCCAAAACTGAATCAGAACAAGGGTCTTCTGTAATTAAAACACAAACTCCATCTGTTAGTCCGTTTGAAGAAGTTCCAGAAGCCATATTGGCTTCCGCAAGCATCACTGTAGCCAAAGGAAATAATAAATTTACAATGTTAGTGGCTGTGATCGGCATTATTGTGGTTTTATGCGCTGGAATTGGTATCGGATATTATTTTTCAAGAGGAAAAACAGAACTCCCAAATCAAGTTGTTCAACAAAATGTAGAACAAAAAGATATTGTTAGCAAGGTAGAACCAACTCCTCCACCACCAGCAGAATCTGTAATCCCCGCTACACCAGCAGTCATTGAAAAAAAAGAAGAGAAGGCGGAACAGACTCCTACACCTCCTCCACAAATAACAGAACCAGAAAAGAAAAATATAATACTTTCTTTTCCTAAAAATATATCTCTGGGTTCATTATTCTATCAGGACAAACAGATATCTGATAGTAACGATTGGAGACGATTACAGGATGCAAAAGGAGATGTGGAAATCAATCCAGAGTGGAAAATTCAAATACGAACAGACCTCGGTTTGTTACCTCGTATAATGAATTTAGATCCTGAGATATTGGGGAAAATATCGGTTTTGACATTGGACTCTATTCCACAGGAAGAAAATATCTTAAAATGA
- a CDS encoding HDOD domain-containing protein: MSEQEYEIISCAKCGQKMKVPTSAEGKAFKCVRCGNIIRYIPAPPEPSVGGQIGGMDVSTSGANFTGTLSQWLVATDLITSQDLEEAIEIQRKQGGYLLKILYQYEKLPVEKLFDILSKSSGFPKIDINRLYIDKEIVELVPKKLCEERFVFPVDKLGRNLTLAMACPIDRETVFLVEQFTQLRVKPTLARVTEIEETINKYHKGRTGDTGIYHTPTISSAPATSTTESRIIRTKPAVEEELTESVVQFTKETYDREKKNVELIIDELEYLPIPPTAELALSMVLDDSSPNMEDLSSIFADEPSLATALLRWANTSIVSEEKKIGSIWSALALLGPDGIQVMVNHIKKSQQPISEYPVLPISGRSKLSAKLAEKLAQNSKRISPSLAYTTALIHQIGAIVLYMVGQEEYKKIMKDSLPEIRLRKEAEYFTINHAVTASLLASRWKFPEIVVHALCHYLEPYKAPGKSKDLAHILFISSIAGLPGEQSIRDEVIRDALKIREKSIQYLGLDLREVVKALG; this comes from the coding sequence GTGAGTGAACAAGAATACGAAATAATAAGTTGCGCCAAGTGTGGTCAAAAAATGAAAGTGCCGACTTCTGCGGAAGGTAAGGCATTTAAATGTGTTCGTTGCGGGAATATTATTCGTTATATTCCTGCACCTCCAGAGCCTTCTGTGGGTGGACAGATAGGTGGGATGGATGTTTCTACATCGGGTGCTAATTTTACAGGGACACTGTCTCAATGGCTTGTTGCCACAGACTTAATAACAAGTCAAGATTTGGAGGAAGCGATAGAAATACAAAGGAAACAAGGTGGGTATCTTTTAAAAATACTGTATCAATATGAAAAATTACCTGTGGAAAAGTTGTTTGATATTCTTTCTAAAAGTTCGGGTTTTCCAAAAATTGATATTAACCGTCTCTACATAGATAAAGAAATTGTTGAATTAGTTCCAAAGAAATTATGTGAAGAAAGGTTTGTATTTCCTGTTGATAAATTGGGAAGGAACCTTACTTTAGCAATGGCATGTCCCATTGATAGAGAAACCGTTTTTCTTGTTGAGCAATTTACGCAATTAAGGGTAAAACCCACTCTTGCTCGAGTTACAGAAATTGAAGAAACCATAAATAAATATCATAAGGGAAGAACAGGAGATACCGGAATTTACCATACACCAACCATTTCATCTGCTCCTGCTACTTCTACTACAGAAAGTAGAATTATAAGAACAAAGCCAGCAGTAGAAGAAGAACTTACAGAATCTGTTGTTCAATTTACAAAGGAAACTTATGATAGAGAAAAGAAGAATGTTGAACTGATAATTGATGAATTGGAATATCTTCCCATTCCTCCCACAGCAGAACTTGCTTTAAGTATGGTATTAGATGATAGTTCTCCCAATATGGAAGATTTAAGTTCAATCTTTGCGGATGAACCTTCTTTAGCAACGGCTTTACTTCGTTGGGCAAATACATCTATCGTATCGGAAGAAAAAAAGATAGGAAGTATATGGTCGGCTCTGGCTCTTTTGGGCCCAGATGGTATTCAGGTAATGGTAAACCATATTAAAAAAAGTCAGCAACCTATTTCAGAATATCCTGTATTGCCCATAAGTGGAAGGTCAAAACTTTCTGCCAAACTTGCGGAAAAATTAGCACAAAATTCAAAGAGAATAAGTCCCTCTCTCGCCTATACTACAGCCCTGATACACCAAATAGGGGCTATTGTGCTATATATGGTGGGACAGGAAGAGTATAAAAAAATTATGAAAGATTCTCTTCCCGAAATACGATTAAGAAAAGAAGCCGAATATTTCACTATTAATCATGCCGTAACAGCATCCCTATTGGCGAGTAGATGGAAATTTCCGGAAATAGTGGTTCACGCCCTATGCCATTATTTAGAACCCTACAAAGCACCTGGAAAATCTAAAGACTTGGCTCATATCCTTTTTATTTCTTCAATAGCTGGTTTGCCAGGGGAACAATCCATTCGAGATGAAGTTATCCGTGATGCGTTAAAAATAAGAGAGAAAAGTATTCAATATCTCGGTCTTGATTTAAGAGAAGTTGTAAAAGCTTTAGGATAG
- a CDS encoding SPASM domain-containing protein translates to MSQTEKELKKSDLTLELLGFPKSIFKKIRECSHIAQSAPKDISYVWIKVSGQDISKNGHKQDNRLKLDDWLNIVDEAVSVGANWLVLTVHVPIDQMKEVIEICQWAQNTYNMKVGLFLCREKISTNEIKILSSLKKELTQIFVKKKALEQFKKIREMGLFLGIADPQEYGDKPNCEGASKLLYVDNTGSIYTCGLVSGMKNYKLGNIYEKKFQEIVKDPSLPHSVEEKIHKVNEGCDGCPSLLMKYLQK, encoded by the coding sequence ATGAGTCAAACAGAAAAAGAACTTAAGAAATCGGATTTGACCTTAGAACTACTTGGATTCCCAAAATCTATATTCAAAAAGATTAGAGAATGTTCTCACATAGCACAATCAGCCCCTAAAGATATATCCTATGTATGGATTAAAGTATCTGGACAGGACATAAGCAAAAATGGACACAAACAAGATAATCGGCTAAAACTTGATGACTGGCTAAATATTGTGGATGAAGCGGTTTCAGTGGGAGCAAATTGGTTGGTGCTAACTGTTCATGTTCCTATAGACCAAATGAAAGAGGTTATTGAAATATGTCAATGGGCTCAAAATACTTATAATATGAAAGTAGGATTATTTTTGTGTAGAGAAAAAATTTCTACAAATGAAATAAAAATTCTCAGTAGTTTGAAAAAAGAATTAACTCAGATTTTTGTCAAAAAGAAGGCTCTCGAACAATTTAAAAAAATACGGGAAATGGGACTATTTTTAGGAATTGCGGACCCTCAAGAATATGGAGATAAGCCGAATTGTGAAGGAGCATCTAAATTACTCTATGTTGATAATACAGGTTCTATATATACCTGTGGTCTTGTATCAGGAATGAAAAATTATAAATTAGGAAACATTTACGAGAAAAAATTTCAGGAAATAGTAAAAGACCCATCCTTACCCCATAGTGTAGAAGAGAAAATTCATAAAGTAAATGAAGGTTGTGATGGCTGTCCTTCCCTGTTGATGAAATACCTTCAAAAATAA
- the carA gene encoding glutamine-hydrolyzing carbamoyl-phosphate synthase small subunit codes for MQEEKQALLVIEDGTVFWGRSVGAEGESFGELVFNTSMTGYQEILTDPSYAGQIITMTYPHIGNYGCNPEDVESRTVFARGFVMRECCSIPSSWRATMSLPEFFKKYNVVAIDQVDTRKITRILRTKGNQKAIISTVDLNPESLLQKAKNAPDMAGSDFVKEATITQPYEWELPETSKYRVVVMDFGVKYNILRLLREHNCAVVVVPSTTPAEQILAYNPDGVVLSNGPGDPAALTYIYPIVQKIIQNNIPILGICLGHQIIGHALGGKTYKLKFGHRGANQPVMHMETRKVEITSQNHGFAVDPKSLDLEKVEISHVHLNDMTCSGLCHKELPVFSVQYHPEASPGPHDSRYLFKRFTNLMDEYKDRRKGKDKSHSLNSMPA; via the coding sequence ATGCAAGAGGAAAAACAAGCCCTTTTGGTTATAGAAGATGGGACAGTATTTTGGGGAAGGTCTGTAGGCGCCGAAGGGGAATCCTTCGGAGAACTTGTATTTAATACCAGTATGACAGGTTATCAAGAAATCCTTACCGACCCCTCCTACGCGGGGCAGATTATTACAATGACTTATCCCCATATTGGTAATTATGGCTGTAATCCCGAGGATGTTGAATCGAGAACTGTTTTTGCTCGCGGTTTTGTTATGCGAGAATGTTGTTCTATACCCAGTTCCTGGCGGGCTACAATGTCACTCCCCGAATTTTTTAAAAAATATAATGTTGTAGCCATTGACCAGGTAGATACAAGGAAAATTACACGAATATTAAGAACAAAAGGGAACCAGAAAGCAATTATCAGCACAGTTGATTTAAATCCCGAATCGCTTTTGCAAAAGGCAAAAAATGCTCCAGATATGGCAGGAAGTGATTTTGTTAAAGAAGCTACTATAACACAACCCTATGAATGGGAATTACCTGAAACATCTAAATATCGTGTTGTAGTTATGGATTTTGGTGTGAAATATAATATTTTACGGTTGTTAAGAGAGCATAATTGTGCGGTTGTAGTTGTTCCGTCCACCACGCCTGCGGAACAGATTTTAGCCTATAATCCCGATGGCGTAGTTTTATCGAATGGTCCCGGAGACCCGGCCGCACTAACCTATATCTATCCTATTGTGCAAAAAATTATTCAAAATAATATCCCCATTTTAGGGATTTGTTTAGGACATCAGATTATTGGACATGCTCTTGGTGGGAAAACTTATAAACTTAAATTTGGACATCGGGGTGCCAATCAGCCCGTAATGCACATGGAAACACGAAAAGTAGAGATTACCTCGCAAAATCATGGTTTCGCTGTTGACCCTAAATCATTAGATTTAGAAAAAGTCGAAATTTCTCATGTCCACTTGAATGATATGACCTGCTCAGGATTATGTCATAAAGAATTACCCGTTTTTAGTGTTCAATACCACCCCGAAGCCTCTCCAGGTCCTCATGATAGCAGATATCTTTTCAAAAGGTTTACCAACTTAATGGATGAGTATAAGGACAGAAGAAAAGGAAAAGATAAATCCCATTCATTAAACTCTATGCCCGCCTGA
- a CDS encoding LITAF-like zinc ribbon domain-containing protein codes for MAFALRSKTIKCPNCFYEGKAEVKGTGCGLWLLLLVMLIISFYFIPLFIIIPLMFIWLLLKPAKQICPRCKYPYPMLK; via the coding sequence ATGGCTTTTGCATTACGGTCGAAAACAATAAAATGTCCTAATTGCTTCTATGAAGGAAAAGCGGAAGTTAAAGGAACAGGATGTGGTTTATGGTTACTTTTGTTAGTAATGTTGATAATATCTTTTTATTTTATTCCGCTATTTATTATTATCCCATTAATGTTTATATGGTTATTATTAAAGCCCGCTAAACAGATATGTCCTCGTTGCAAATACCCTTATCCAATGCTCAAATAA
- a CDS encoding beta-propeller domain-containing protein, with translation MKHPIQKIIIVIPIILLIISSFSCPKNPSNIPSESGNSQYIEGNSEEGEKEGISEGEVKFTSAGVVNNRNGEYGPAPTTDVSEGNEEGGEENKRELVEPDVYRRVNNLLFVLNQYRGLTLVNLDSKSVISNIPIYGYPRDLYVVDDRAYVLIGYTITHTIEDGVLKKTTGSQLYIVDIGNIEEPRIISAITLPGDFIDSRMLGDVLYAVTSDYQYSYIENTTEGGTVSSSGTWTKDSGSKSWITSVNIKQEENPTITDQIEFPGYGTVIQASTSSIYVCASDWNNNTTQITYVDITNPYGEIKSFNIGTIPGYVADRFKLDEWDGKLRVVSNTWWPERHTYLTIFDVSNPSQGFPQISQITIPDAQGETLYATRFAEKLAYLVTYLTIDPLFVLDLTDPSKPQVKGQLKVPGWSVHIEPIGNNQLIALGIDDTENQRRVKVSWFDVSDPSNPQEKSVVSLGEGWTWSSAFSDVKSFAILGNIIVVPFSGWNGYEYKEQLQFISLNMENQQLKPLGSVDMKGQVSRTIQYNDLFYAITSEYIHEIQCDGVNPPALTNNHILLAENVIDVIELNESGVVTEITNQTEQKNIEIRVTKDNNIFGSASIKTNGWLMDTIKISSNSLVLVINEWSQEPSYESNYRVVFVTIDENFIPSILNDIKIPLIPYYSYWGWCRGCDYMPMPIPEVLTNNVESVSPKDVMSSGSQKAIAPYYWWYPTTDNNLSMVCGDYLVLRGWGNSYEYTMGSQITPYDGFAIVNLNNPEDIHTVGLGYNNIVSLSEAAGKLFLTLQKNVDSENNSYPLVAYYLGEINLNSLEEPKFVNVPGILQTSNKQGDILFLKDWQYISTSTYYDYEQWINSIEWKNGKPVTIIDSYKLSTAWGNVRIDLPYLLTLTGYSSLVLEKVDITTEGKFVNPCKTEIGNVWRNILGTTVNQSYLSIDGASVLLMNLGYGVNPSLSHIYPIPNYPQKFRIGNLGVYIILGYSGYIFLPF, from the coding sequence ATGAAACACCCTATTCAAAAAATAATCATTGTAATACCAATCATACTATTAATTATCTCCTCTTTTTCATGCCCTAAAAATCCTTCTAATATTCCTTCGGAATCGGGCAATAGTCAATATATTGAAGGTAATTCAGAAGAAGGAGAAAAGGAAGGCATTTCTGAAGGGGAAGTAAAATTCACAAGTGCCGGGGTCGTAAATAACCGAAATGGAGAATATGGTCCTGCTCCTACAACGGATGTATCTGAAGGAAATGAAGAAGGGGGTGAGGAAAATAAAAGGGAGTTGGTTGAACCGGATGTATATCGGAGGGTAAACAATCTCCTTTTTGTATTAAACCAATATCGAGGGTTAACACTGGTAAATTTGGACAGTAAGTCAGTTATTTCTAATATCCCTATTTACGGTTATCCACGAGATTTATATGTAGTTGATGATAGAGCCTATGTTTTGATTGGCTACACAATTACACATACTATCGAAGATGGGGTATTAAAAAAGACTACAGGGTCACAGTTATATATCGTTGACATTGGCAATATAGAGGAACCCCGAATAATATCAGCAATAACATTACCTGGAGATTTTATTGATAGTCGAATGCTCGGAGATGTTTTATATGCTGTAACATCCGATTACCAATACTCATATATTGAAAATACCACAGAGGGAGGGACTGTTTCTTCAAGTGGCACATGGACAAAAGATTCGGGTAGCAAAAGCTGGATAACCAGTGTCAATATAAAACAAGAGGAAAATCCTACAATAACTGACCAGATTGAATTTCCGGGTTATGGGACTGTTATCCAAGCTTCAACTTCTTCTATATATGTATGTGCATCCGATTGGAATAACAATACTACACAAATAACTTATGTAGATATAACAAATCCATACGGGGAAATTAAATCATTTAATATAGGAACTATTCCCGGTTATGTAGCAGACCGTTTTAAGTTAGATGAATGGGATGGAAAATTACGGGTAGTTTCGAACACATGGTGGCCTGAACGACATACTTACCTAACAATTTTTGATGTTTCAAATCCTTCTCAAGGATTCCCGCAAATTTCTCAAATAACAATCCCTGATGCTCAAGGAGAGACACTTTATGCAACACGATTTGCCGAAAAATTAGCCTATTTAGTTACCTATTTAACAATAGACCCGTTATTTGTTCTTGACTTAACAGACCCTTCAAAACCTCAGGTCAAAGGGCAATTAAAAGTGCCAGGATGGTCTGTCCATATTGAGCCTATTGGAAATAATCAATTAATTGCTTTAGGGATTGATGACACAGAAAATCAACGACGTGTCAAGGTAAGTTGGTTTGATGTATCTGACCCGAGCAATCCCCAAGAGAAATCTGTTGTCTCCTTAGGAGAAGGCTGGACATGGTCCTCTGCTTTTAGTGATGTCAAGTCATTCGCAATTTTAGGGAATATCATTGTCGTTCCATTTAGTGGATGGAATGGGTATGAATATAAAGAACAATTACAATTTATTTCTTTAAACATGGAGAATCAGCAACTTAAACCCCTCGGTTCTGTAGATATGAAAGGACAGGTATCACGGACAATCCAATATAACGACCTCTTCTATGCTATTACTTCAGAATATATTCATGAAATTCAATGTGATGGAGTAAATCCTCCCGCTTTAACAAACAATCATATTCTTCTTGCTGAAAATGTGATTGATGTTATTGAATTAAATGAAAGTGGTGTGGTTACAGAAATAACAAATCAAACGGAACAAAAAAATATAGAAATTCGTGTAACAAAAGATAATAATATTTTCGGTTCTGCTTCTATTAAAACAAATGGTTGGTTAATGGATACAATTAAAATATCCAGTAATTCTTTGGTTCTTGTTATAAATGAATGGTCACAAGAACCTTCTTATGAATCTAATTACAGGGTGGTCTTTGTAACAATAGATGAGAATTTTATTCCTTCGATACTTAATGATATTAAAATTCCTTTAATTCCATATTACTCTTATTGGGGATGGTGCAGAGGGTGTGATTACATGCCTATGCCAATACCTGAGGTACTTACTAATAATGTAGAATCCGTTTCTCCAAAAGATGTTATGTCTTCGGGTTCTCAAAAAGCCATTGCTCCCTATTATTGGTGGTATCCTACAACCGATAATAATCTTTCTATGGTTTGTGGGGATTATCTTGTTTTAAGAGGTTGGGGGAATTCTTATGAGTATACTATGGGTAGTCAAATTACCCCTTATGATGGTTTTGCAATTGTAAATCTTAATAACCCTGAAGATATCCATACTGTTGGACTGGGATATAATAATATCGTTTCCCTTTCAGAAGCCGCCGGAAAACTGTTTCTAACTTTACAAAAAAATGTTGATTCAGAAAATAATTCTTATCCTCTTGTAGCCTATTATTTGGGAGAAATTAATTTAAACTCTTTAGAAGAACCTAAATTTGTTAATGTTCCGGGAATATTACAAACCTCCAATAAGCAAGGGGATATACTTTTCTTAAAAGATTGGCAATATATTTCTACAAGTACTTATTATGATTACGAACAATGGATTAATAGTATTGAGTGGAAAAATGGAAAACCTGTTACAATAATTGATTCTTACAAATTATCAACTGCATGGGGAAATGTAAGAATTGATTTACCCTATCTTTTAACGCTGACAGGATACAGCAGTCTTGTTCTCGAAAAGGTAGATATTACTACAGAGGGTAAGTTTGTTAACCCTTGCAAAACAGAAATTGGAAATGTGTGGAGAAATATTTTAGGAACAACTGTGAATCAGTCCTATCTTTCAATTGATGGGGCATCTGTATTACTAATGAATTTAGGTTATGGAGTAAATCCTTCTTTGAGTCATATTTATCCAATACCGAATTATCCTCAAAAATTCAGGATTGGTAATCTTGGCGTATATATTATATTGGGTTATTCTGGATACATATTCTTACCTTTTTAA
- a CDS encoding Gfo/Idh/MocA family oxidoreductase → MQEKQNKEVSRRSFIEKTAKITAGLAVGSALTRSSQAQVYKSILPSRILGANEKIRTGHIGTGGMGRSNLGFVLKRDDIQPIALCDLYRKNLERGAQMVKQKYSDFTLHHDFREIIDNKDVDAVVIATPDHWHCLCVLYAADAKKHIYCEKPLSTTIAEGRKMVEAVRRNKVIFQGGTMQRSGQHFQEAVELVKSGYIGKVAHVETFNHEDKPIEGIGLGDNDQAKWEKEGLDWDFHQGWVEHRPFNTNRWIYHFRWFLDYSGGKITDWGAHLIDIALWGMGEEKQPKSVTAVGGKFVLTDNRTTPDTLEAVWEFDDYILTFTNRVYNMYLPKGYSDHGILFHGTLGTLRVDRGGYEVFPVPNNGDGCEPKKSGPSQLNEPHWQNFVDSIRENKDPIVTVETLHNTTRVCHMGTCAYVAGARLSWDPANERFIGDDEATKKGNAWAYRPYLNGWSLEPPYDRKQKG, encoded by the coding sequence ATGCAAGAGAAACAAAATAAAGAAGTGAGCCGTCGAAGTTTTATCGAAAAAACGGCAAAAATTACAGCAGGACTTGCAGTAGGTTCCGCACTAACGCGGAGTTCACAGGCACAAGTTTATAAATCAATCCTTCCTTCCAGAATATTAGGTGCTAATGAAAAAATTAGAACAGGACATATTGGCACCGGCGGAATGGGACGGTCTAATCTTGGTTTTGTATTAAAAAGAGATGATATTCAACCGATTGCTCTTTGTGATTTGTATCGTAAAAATCTCGAACGTGGAGCCCAGATGGTTAAACAAAAATATTCTGATTTTACCTTGCACCATGATTTCCGTGAAATTATAGATAATAAAGATGTAGATGCCGTTGTGATTGCAACTCCTGACCATTGGCATTGTCTATGTGTCTTATATGCCGCAGACGCTAAAAAACATATTTATTGTGAAAAACCCCTTTCGACGACAATCGCCGAAGGACGAAAGATGGTTGAAGCCGTGCGTCGTAATAAGGTTATTTTCCAGGGTGGAACAATGCAAAGAAGTGGACAACATTTCCAGGAAGCCGTCGAATTAGTTAAGAGTGGTTATATCGGTAAAGTTGCTCATGTAGAAACTTTTAATCATGAAGATAAACCTATTGAAGGTATTGGATTAGGGGATAATGACCAGGCGAAATGGGAAAAAGAAGGATTGGATTGGGATTTCCATCAAGGTTGGGTAGAACATCGTCCCTTTAATACCAATCGGTGGATTTATCATTTCCGCTGGTTCCTTGATTACTCCGGAGGAAAAATTACAGATTGGGGTGCACACCTTATTGATATAGCCCTTTGGGGAATGGGTGAGGAGAAACAGCCCAAATCTGTAACAGCTGTTGGAGGAAAATTTGTCCTTACAGATAATAGAACAACCCCAGATACCCTTGAAGCAGTTTGGGAATTTGATGATTACATATTAACCTTTACCAATAGAGTTTATAATATGTATCTACCTAAAGGATATTCGGACCATGGAATCCTGTTCCATGGAACATTAGGAACGCTTCGTGTAGACCGTGGTGGATATGAAGTATTTCCGGTACCTAATAATGGAGACGGTTGCGAGCCCAAGAAGTCAGGTCCTTCTCAATTAAATGAACCGCACTGGCAAAACTTCGTAGATTCTATCCGTGAAAATAAAGACCCAATCGTTACTGTGGAAACGCTTCACAATACAACCCGTGTATGCCACATGGGCACATGTGCTTATGTAGCGGGTGCAAGATTATCATGGGACCCCGCTAATGAGCGGTTTATTGGTGATGACGAAGCAACCAAGAAAGGTAATGCATGGGCATATCGTCCCTATCTAAATGGATGGAGTTTAGAACCTCCTTACGACCGCAAACAAAAAGGATAA